A region from the Vespula pensylvanica isolate Volc-1 chromosome 9, ASM1446617v1, whole genome shotgun sequence genome encodes:
- the LOC122631669 gene encoding PAT complex subunit CCDC47, whose product MKLWLVIIHIVLVAANIWVTAHFHEEPPEDNEFAEFEDFEEERPNSAVPSHHITEHHKEADLNEDFEEDDVLIMDGDNEFDHFQDEEEFEGLDVTGGNAGSKSDEPSTLTITKVPLHLRARWDSFYLEILMVVGILVYCINYIAGRAKNARIADCWLQEHRQLLLENFTLVGDTGKLIENVSENDLVKESESQYTLYCSGRVGCDSMLIELKLIKRQDLIAVLAQLVRPQNDQAHIRVDFAKDEVDSFVLAIATKRTAMHLARDMADISVYCPEKRPGEKYGLPAGFYVMPEITETASVILDTRVLQAFAKFAPYIDYIHISDQYSGLKQQTETTQLTMPEVKKILLVGLNISIKGRTASPECQEKLKLLLQLTFYILDKLRRFKLSKEGKNKADKNRLRVEEAFLKTTHAARAEAAAQKREERRRAEKERILQNEDPDKQRKWEEKEQRRLAKKRAPRMKQLKVKAL is encoded by the exons atgaaattgtGGCTAGTGATCATTCACATAGTGTTGGTTGCTGCAAATATATGGGTCACAGCACATTTTCATGAAGAGCCTCCAGAAGATAATGAATTCGCAGAGTTTGAAGatttcgaagaagagagaccAAATTCAGCAGTTCCTTCTCATCACATAACGGAACATCATAAAGAAGCAGATTTAAATGAAGATTTCGAAGAAGATGATGTTCTTATTATGGATGGAGATAATGAATTTGATCACTTTCAAGACGAGGAAGAATTTGAAGGGTTAGATGTGACTGGTGGAAATGCAGGTTCTAAAAGTGATGAACCATCTACACTTACTATAACTAAAGTACCTTTGCATTTGCGTGCAAGATGGGATAGTTTCTATCTGGAAATATTGATGGTAGTTGGAATCTTAGTATATTGCATAAACTATATTGCAGGACGTGCTAAGAATGCGCGTATAGCAGATTGTTGGTTGCAAGAACACAGACAACTcttgttagaaaattttactcTTGTAGGTGATACAGgaaaattgatagaaaatgTATCTGAAAATGATTTGGTCAAAGAAAGCGAGTCACAATATACTTTGTATTGTTCGGGTCGAGTAGGCTGTGATTCAATGTTGATAGaactgaaattaattaaaagacaaGACTTAATTGCAGTATTAGCTCAATTAGTACGCCCACAAAATGACCAAGCACATATAAGAGTAGATTTTGCCAAAGATGAAGTTGATAGTTTTGTATTAGCAATTGCCACGAAACGAACTGCAATGCATTTAGCAAGAGATATGGCTGACATTAGTGTTTACTGCCCTGAAAAACGACCTGGAGAAAAATATGGACTTCCAGCAGGCTTTTATGTTATGCCAGAAATTACTGAAACAGCTTCAGTTATTTTAGATACTAGAGTTCTACAAGCTTTTGCCAAATTTGCACCATACATAGATTATATCCACATTAGTGATCAATATAGCGGGCTTAAACAACAAAC AGAAACTACTCAGTTAACAATGcctgaagtaaaaaaaatattactagtCGGACTAAACATAAGTATAAAAGGACGCACCGCTAGCCCAGAGTGTCAAGAGAAACTAAAACTTCTCCTTCAACTTACATTTTACATATTGGATAAGTTACGACGTTTCAAGCTATCCAAAGAG GGTAAGAATAAAGCAGATAAAAATCGCCTCAGAGTAGAGGAAGCCTTTTTAAAAACAACTCACGCGGCACGAGCTGAAGCCGCAGCACagaaacgagaagaacgtAGAAGagctgaaaaagaaagaattcttcAAAATGAAGATCCTGATAAGCAAAGAAAgtgggaagaaaaagagcaacGTAGATTAGCAAAGAAACGTGCACCAAGAATGAAACAACTTAAAGTAAAAGCTTTGTGA
- the LOC122631662 gene encoding kinesin-like protein KIF3B, with protein sequence MDKLDNQSKSSKKKCSRSSAGSADVATQCVQVVVRCRPMDEKETARSYVRVVDVIPSRGVVEIRHPRDDPSTDNVKVFTFDAVYDWRSTQQELYEETVRPLVSSVLDGFNGTIFAYGQTGTGKTYTMEGSKMEHEKRGIIPRSFEHIFNHIGRSENMQYLVRASYLEIYQEEIRDLLHRDQSLRFELKEKPESGVFVKDLSTAVCKSAAEIQRLMNEGNQNRTIGATNMNEHSSRSHAIFLITIEMGSIGDNGGIRVGRLNLVDLAGSERQSKTGASGERLKEASKINLSLSALGNVISALVDGKTTHVPYRDSKLTRLLQDSLGGNSKTIMVANIGPASYNYDETLTTLRYANRAKNIKNKPRINEDPKDALLRQYQEEIGRLKEKLAQRSMVQRKKRKTKKKREDDLADSESDAEDSKGEDNNKTIEVDKKLIAEQLRAEKQETENLITRIKDLESKMLCGGKNIIDHTNEQQRALEQKAAEIAERKKREVEMQQKLEDEELTMVGVRETYTTLQQEVDVKSRKLRKCFTKLQALKQELDDVTNDFNRDRRDLEQTQHELMKELKLKYLIIENFIPEEEKNKILSRIHFDEEEDCWILKNPEASNIETIKRPTSVPGARRPISEYARIALAMGRGCRYAGENILNLDLDMPARTTLDYHGPAIAPTIQAVLEEALRDEGDIDVDASNAKLRSKPRLQSARIRPRSVPKMQQIPTPVYPKTRGLVPK encoded by the coding sequence ATGGATAAGCTCGACAATCAGTCGAagagttcgaaaaaaaaatgttcgagaTCGAGCGCAGGATCGGCAGATGTGGCGACCCAGTGCGTCCAGGTCGTTGTAAGATGCAGACCAATGGACGAAAAGGAAACAGCACGAAGCTATGTTCGTGTGGTCGACGTCATTCCGTCAAGAGGAGTGGTAGAGATTCGTCATCCTCGGGACGATCCGTCTACGGACAATGTCAAGGTCTTCACCTTCGACGCTGTCTACGATTGGCGTTCGACCCAGCAAGAACTTTATGAGGAAACTGTGAGACCTTTGGTTTCTTCGGTATTGGATGGTTTCAATGGCACCATTTTTGCTTACGGCCAGACTGGGACAGGTAAAACTTACACGATGGAAGGCTCAAAGATGGAACACGAAAAACGTGGCATAATACCAAGATCCTTCGAGCACATATTCAATCACATCGGCAGATCGGAGAACATGCAATATCTCGTGAGAGCGAGTTACTTGGAAATTTATCAGGAAGAGATACGCGATCTTCTTCATCGCGATCAGAGTCTTCGATTCGAGCTGAAAGAGAAACCTGAATCTGGTGTCTTCGTGAAAGATTTGTCAACAGCCGTTTGCAAGAGCGCAGCAGAGATTCAACGATTGATGAACGAAGGTAATCAAAATAGGACGATCGGTGCTACCAACATGAACGAGCACAGCTCCCGCTCTCACGCGATATTTTTGATCACCATCGAGATGGGATCCATTGGTGATAACGGCGGCATTAGAGTAGGTCGTTTGAATCTAGTCGATCTCGCTGGTAGCGAGAGACAAAGTAAAACCGGTGCGTCCGGTGAAAGACTGAAGGAAGcgagtaaaattaatttaagcCTTTCTGCTCTGGGTAACGTTATTTCGGCATTAGTCGATGGGAAAACTACTCATGTTCCTTACAGAGATTCCAAACTTACCAGATTGTTACAGGATTCTTTAGGGGGAAATTCGAAAACGATTATGGTCGCGAACATTGGCCCTGCCAGTTACAATTATGACGAAACACTTACGACTTTGCGTTATGCCAATCGCGCGAAGAACATTAAGAACAAGCCACGAATAAACGAAGATCCTAAGGATGCTCTTTTGAGACAGTATCAGGAAGAGATCGGTCGTTTGAAGGAGAAACTAGCTCAGAGGAGTATGGTACAACGtaagaagaggaaaacgaagaagaaaagagaagacgatCTTGCGGATTCGGAGTCAGATGCGGAGGATAGTAAAGGAGAGGACAATAACAAGACCATCGAAGTTGATAAGAAATTGATAGCTGAGCAACTGAGAGCCGAGAAACAAGAGACTGAGAACCTTATAACGAGAATAAAAGATTTAGAGAGCAAAATGTTGTGCGGTGGGAAGAATATTATAGATCATACGAACGAACAACAAAGAGCATTGGAACAAAAGGCCGCAGAGATTGCCGAGCGTAAGAAGCGCGAAGTCGAGATGCAACAAAAGCTCGAAGACGAGGAATTAACTATGGTCGGTGTACGAGAAACATATACGACCTTGCAGCAGGAGGTAGACGTCAAATCGAGAAAATTGAGGAAATGTTTTACCAAATTGCAAGCATTGAAGCAAGAATTGGATGACGTGACCAATGATTTTAACAGAGATAGACGTGATTTGGAACAAACGCAGCATGAATTAATGAAGGAGCTCAAactgaaatatttgataattgaaAACTTTATTcccgaagaagagaagaacaagATATTATCGAGGATACATttcgacgaggaagaagactGTTGGATTTTGAAAAATCCGGAAGCATCGAATAttgaaacgataaaacgtCCTACGTCGGTTCCCGGAGCACGTCGACCAATTTCCGAATATGCTCGAATTGCTTTAGCAATGGGACGTGGATGCCGTTATGCcggagaaaatattttgaatttagATCTGGACATGCCAGCTAGAACCACTTTGGATTATCACGGACCAGCTATCGCGCCAACCATTCAAGCTGTGCTCGAAGAGGCTCTTCGAGACGAAGGAGACATCGATGTTGATGCTTCGAACGCAAAATTACGCTCCAAGCCACGATTACAATCGGCAAGGATCAGGCCAAGAAGCGTTCCGAAGATGCAACAAATCCCGACTCCCGTTTATCCGAAAACTAGAGGACTCGTACCTAAATAG
- the LOC122631660 gene encoding uncharacterized protein CG7065-like: MGDLSIRGSTMQNFDDLDIEGRNPSHLSEEDKEKEEHDRKRLMRSSVTAEDGTLRPVYSKTDDGDIWCHICNIALFGAHKLISHNSCNRHKIKLDEWPYPVLLWSKRSDIAKATAPVQSTAITDALAPGEPVPPGMEDQLTRTTTIQVSLDRHRSSPLVGLEYLLELVDNDSCEPSYTCVLCDKRGDPRTVMAHITSYNHRITYLNRHFPTISRAITELPRTPNYKRGANEISVLAAKKIEERFGRLQPQLVDKNQFEKNKMQYIKRVYQDYHFRETPELTLMEVYDVRWVTNFEEKMAEIAGNSGNKKDSQSPEEKTDGKFKKEEKKQERSSPKKTESKQDVTKSVFKIRILTKDKLNLRKPSEKNTENLKKSPKRPSDETKSLSSLSSISSSPSPSRSRSRSPIRGRRSSVSDKSSKYRTRSRYSRDRSRSRSRSRSRSRSRSLEPLRERDKWDKYREQIRRAEETLDRALKFHEKNPEKHPSYPDEWKKFWNRRYKELQAEGKDPSKHDFKPEWIEFWNKRMREIHNDQLQQRKEEIRKRLELSEEKPPEKWIPPSSRRERSPPSKRNRHRIESDDEVEYVGTKTIKTDYYDRHDPRERDYVYSSYSRGKSSMYRSYYSRIAPRTRPIHYATPYPVKDKSPSPPQKEEVLSEDLEVVGLLRLLTALEGQLGSLGPKIVSLLSRALAAEKAKPNSAEELLYDEEVSVLFETVKEKLKGQLFAGMIEKMAIAPTKTAIQNIAQLLHKATESKKKMEEEKKKKHELLEASRTSNFMSGRTVYPRPVNLEMVTPPINSEPVTVPGVGTVDKVAIAQQIAAALVAQGRSNVSQEELETLINAVVGMAEASKHSDKPVTTADFVKGLASGSTGVTGSVTSGITTGITGTFQSSTSTSASTLVTSTLTDTMDQVSRMENLSDADLKTLLQNFKDLSTHEQHGLINFLKKLEATDLPRVEKLRAFVNLSVVVPSSISLSKKSPTPELLEMSTSKTNRKASPFSTRKGNQNPSDEENKWVPKLDMFANDDEEEQQQQKKDEDKSKVKLELSDDDDDYTFEDIYKAADKNVNESEKAKKRTRAFSKSISNSPRSWSRSRSRSRSRSRSPATRTSDIAKSNDPNAILNETKRLIANIMGDLPNKYVPKSHINFASENSEQRSSGSKMMDHTSSSIAPMQNFYNQSYDPSTNQPPRPQAPPLTYPNVPNQQFPNYPPQPQVFGSNQNYMDNGYNYQGYSNMSNQNQYGPSTVPQNQYSPQQGYGASTGYGGPPGGHPSGYPQQQSPQQPQQPYGAYAQQQRFY, from the exons ATGGGTGATCTTTCTATTCGTGGATCAACTATGCAGAATTTTGATGATCTTGATATAGAAGGGCGTAATCCTTCTCATCTTTCAGAAGAAGATAAGGAAAAG GAAGAACATGATCGGAAACGCTTAATGCGAAGCAGTGTAACTGCTGAAGATGGCACACTCAGACCTGTGTATTCCAAAACCGATGATGGTGACATATGGTGTCACATTTGTAACATTGCTCTGTTTGGAGCACATAAATTGATAAGTCATAATTCGTGTAATCGTCATAAAATTAAGTTGGACGAATGGCCATACCCCGTGTTACTATGGTCGAAACGTTCTGATATCGCGAAAGCAACTGCTCCTGTACAATCAACTGCCATTACGGATGCTTTGGCTCCCGGTGAACCAGTACCACCAGGAATGGAAGATCAATTAAcaagaacgacgacgattcaAGTGAGTTTAGATCGCCATAGAAGTTCGCCGCTTGTTGGTCTTGAATATTTACTTGAACTTGTGGACAATGATTCCTGCGAACCCAGTTATACTTGTGTTTTGTGTGATAAACGTGGTGATCCACGGACTGTGATGGCTCATATTACCAGTTACAATCATCGGATAACATATTTGAATAGGCATTTTCCAACAATATCGCGAGCAATTACAGAATTACCGCGTACTCCTAATTACAAACGTGGAGCCAACGAAATATCAGTGTTAGCagcaaaaaaaattgaagaacgATTTGGAAGACTACAGCCGCAATTAGTAGACAAgaatcaatttgaaaaaaataaaatgcaatatATCAAAAGGGTATATCAAGACTATCATTTTAG GGAAACACCTGAGTTAACATTAATGGAAGTTTACGATGTGAGATGGGTGACAAACTTTGAAGAAAAGATGGCTGAAATTGCTGGTAATAGTGGTAATAAAAAAG ATTCTCAATCACCCGAAGAGAAAACAGATGgcaaatttaaaaaggaagagaagaaacaagaaagatcaTCTCCGAAGAAAACAGAATCTAAGCAAGATGTTACAAAATC gGTTTTCAAGATACGAATTCTTACCAAGgacaaattaaatttacgtAAACCCAGTGAAAAAAACAcggaaaatttaaaaaaatctccTAAACGTCCGTCAGACGAGACGAAGTCCCTTTCATCATTATCAAGCATATCAAGCAGCCCATCGCCTTCGCGTTCAAGATCACGTTCCCCCATTCGTGGTAGAAGAAGTAGTGTATCGGACAAGAGTAGCAAGTATCGTACTAGATCACGATACTCTCGTGATCGTTCGCGTTCGCGTTCACGTTCGCGTTCTCGATCACGATCGCGTTCGTTGGAACCACTTCGAGAACGCGACAAGTGGGACAAGTATCGAGAACAAATCAGACGAGCCGAGGAGACACTCGATCGTGCACTAAAATTTCACGAAAAGAATCCAGAGAAACATCCTTCTTATCCAGACGAGTGGAAGAAGTTTTGGAACAGACGGTACAAAGAATTGCAAGCCGAGGGCAAAGACCCGAGCAAACACGACTTCAAACCCGAATGGATCGAATTTTGGAACAAACGAATGCGCGAGATTCACAATGATCAATTACaacaaaggaaagaagaaatcagaAAACGATTGGAATTATCAGAAGAGAAGCCTCCAGAAAAATGGATTCCACCTTCGAGTAGACGCGAAAGATCGCCTCCCTCGAAACGTAACAGACATCGTATTGAGAGTGACGATGAAGTCGAATACGTAGGTacgaaaacgataaaaacagATTATTACGATCGTCACGATCCACGAGAAAGAGACTACGTTTATTCTTCCTATTCACGAGGAAAAAGTAGTATGTATCGTAGTTATTATTCTCGAATTGCACCACGTACGAGACCTATCCATTACGCGACACCGTATCCCGTAAAAGACAAATCACCAAGCCCACCGCAAAAGGAAGAAGTACTTAGCGAAGATTTAGAAGTGGTAGGTTTATTGCGGCTTCTGACAGCTCTCGAGGGTCAATTAGGCTCCCTAGGCCCTAAAATAGTGTCACTTTTATCACGAGCATTAGCCGCCGAGAAAGCGAAGCCCAATTCCGCTGAGGAATTGCTTTACGACGAAGAAGTGAGCGTCCTATTCGAAACGGTTAAAGAGAAACTGAAAGGGCAGCTTTTTGCTGGCATGATAGAAAAAATGGCCATCGCGCCAACAAAGACAGCAATACAAAACATAGCGCAATTATTACACAAAGCAACtgaaagtaagaagaagatggaagaggaaaagaagaaaaaacatgaGCTTCTCGAAGCGAGTAGAACTAGTAATTTTATGAGTGGAAGAACTGTATATCCTAGACCCGTTAACCTAGAAATGGTTACACCACCAATTAATTCCGAACCAGTCACCGTTCCTGGCGTAGGAACCGTAGACAAAGTTGCGATAGCTCAACAAATCGCTGCTGCTCTTGTTGCGCAAGGCAGATCGAATGTGTCTCAGGAAGAATTAGAAACATTGATAAATGCGGTAGTTGGTATGGCGGAAGCATCGAAACATTCGGACAAGCCTGTTACCACCGCTGACTTTGTGAAAGGTTTAGCAAGTGGTAGTACCGGCGTAACTGGTAGTGTTACAAGTGGTATCACGACTGGAATTACAGGCACCTTTCAAAGTAGTACGTCCACGTCCGCATCAACTTTAGTAACTTCGACGTTAACCGACACGATGGATCAAGTTTCAAGAATGGAAAATTTATCGGACGCAGATTTAAAGACGCTCttacaaaatttcaaagatcTAAGCACCCACGAACAGCACGGTCTTATAAATTTCCTTAAAAAGTTAGAAGCAACCGATTTACCCAGAGTAGAAAAATTAAGAGCATTCGTTAATTTAAGCGTCGTGGTACCTTCTAGTATATCCTTATCAAAAAAATCACCTACCCCTGAACTGCTCGAAATGTCAACGAGCAAGACGAATAGAAAAGCCTCGCCGTTCTCTACGCGTAAAGGAAATCAGAATCCATCGgatgaagaaaacaaatggGTACCTAAGTTAGATATGTTTGCTAACGACGATGAGGAAgaacaacagcaacaaaagaaagacgagGATAAATCTAAAGTGAAATTAGAATTATcggacgatgacgacgattatACTTTCGAAGACATTTACAAAGCAGCCGATAAAAATGTGAATGAAAGTGAGAAAGCCAAAAAAAGGACACGTGCtttttcgaaatcgatttCGAATTCGCCTCGCTCGTGGTCTAGATCACGTTCGCGTTCGCGTTCGCGTTCACGATCACCAGCAACGAGAACTTCGGATATCGCGAAATCTAATGATCCCAATGCGATTCTAAACGAAACTAAACGTTTAATAGCAAATATCATGGGTGATCTTCCAAACAAATACGTACCAAAATCACATATAAACTTCGCCAGTGAAAATTCAGAACAAAGATCGTCAGGTTCGAAGATGATGGATCATACTTCATCGTCGATAGCTCCAATGCAAAACTTTTATAATCAAAGTTATGACCCATCAACTAATCAGCCACCGCGACCACAAGCTCCACCATTAACTTATCCAAACGTACCTAATCAACAATTTCCGAATTATCCACCTCAACCGCAAGTTTTTGGTTCTAATCAGAATTACATGGACAATGGTTATAATTATCAAGGATATAGTAACATGAGTAATCAAAATCAATATGGTCCGTCGACCGTGCCACAAAATCAATACTCTCCACAGCAAGGATATGGTGCTTCTACTGGTTACGGTGGTCCACCAGGTGGTCATCCATCCGGTTATCCTCAACAACAATCACCTCAACAACCGCAACAACCGTATGGTGCATACGCGCAACAGCAACGTTTCTATTAA
- the LOC122631670 gene encoding uncharacterized protein LOC122631670 isoform X2: MRKSKGLFAIVCGLLLSLSVNTCGWSLGLFDWRSKQAEMLDLKTRSRVLNFFPIPVEEECISSDKRRRGICMNTYHCRIQNGKSHGPCALGFGVCCIFTASCDQEVQNNLTYVTSPGFPNLIDRPMNCSVVVRKIDRQVSQLRIDFIHFNIGQPNRRTGICDEDIMEIRNGNRSSLKLCGWNSGQHIYLDVNEADEPMTLDFKLPNGLHSRMWEMRVIQLGFEDRAPAGCLQYFRSPNGTLKTMNYLPNGRFLADQDYLLCVRQEREMCGISYTPCSKDSFRIGASRSGQIGSNATTTVPRRKANNSTNGSNNVNGDSTDVGQTDLLMEGSGSGPDEQETVTPLTVITRRCRDKVLIPCDFEEFITPGNNGVGICNLEHCGDSLCERNELDTDGNCRVETWATPFRIRVAFGPGEDTGTTLEDNVGMCLMYEQLRCVP, translated from the exons ATGCGAAAGTCCAAAGGACTTTTCGCGATCGTTTGCGGTCTTCTGTTGTCACTTTCAGTAAACACTTGTGGATGGTCATTGGGTTTATTTGATTGGAGAAGCAAACAGGCAGAGATGCTTGATTTAAAAACACGTTCCAGGG ttctcAACTTTTTTCCTATCCCAGTAGAAGAAGAGTGTATATCTTCGGATAAACGACGACGTGGGATATGCATGAACACGTACCATTGTCGTATTCAAAACGGAAAATCACATGGACCGTGTGCTCTTGGATTTGGCGTTTGTTGTATAT TTACGGCGAGTTGCGATCAAGAGGTGCAAAATAATCTGACCTACGTGACCAGTCCTGGTTTCCCGAACCTCATCGACCGACCCATGAACTGCTCGGTAGTCGTCCGGAAGATCGATAGGCAGGTCAGCCAATTGAGGATCGACTTCATACACTTCAACATA GGTCAACCTAATAGAAGAACTGGCATCTGTGACGAAGATATTATGGAAATTAGGAACGGTAATAGGTCGTCTCTAAAATTGTGTGGGTGGAATAGCGGACAGCACA TATATTTAGACGTAAACGAGGCCGACGAACCTATGACCCTTGACTTTAAGCTACCGAATGGACTTCACTCGCGAATGTGGGAAATGAGAGTGATCCAATTGGGTTTCGAAGATCGTGCACCGGCCGGTTGTCTTCAATACTTTCGTTCACCAAATGGCACCCTTAAAACTATGAATTATCTACCAAATGGGAGATTTTTAGCTGATCAGGACTATTTACTTTGCGTGCGTCAAGAAAGGGAAATGTGTGGTATCTCTTACACTCCTTGCTCGAAAGATTCTTTTCGAATAGGAGCTTCGAGATCAGGACAAATTGGATCGAATGCTACAACCACTGTTCCCAGAAGAAAAGCTAATAACAGTACCAACGGTAGTAATAACGTTAACGGTGATTCTACGGACGTTGGACAAACGGATCTTTTAATGGAAGGATCTGGAAGTGGTCCGGATGAACAAGAGACTGTTACACCTTTAACTGTTATAACTAGAAGATGCAGAGACAAAGTTCTTATACCTTGTGATTTCGAGGAATTTATCACG CCCGGCAACAATGGTGTCGGAATTTGCAATCTCGAACATTGCGGCGATTCGTTGTGCGAGCGAAACGAGCTAGACACCGATGGAAATTGTCGTGTGGAGACTTGGGCAACGCCCTTTCGTATAAGGGTTGCGTTTGGTCCTGGAGAGGATACAGGGACAACACTGGAGGATAATGTTGGCATGTGTCTTATGTACGAACAGCTACGATGTGTACCTTAA
- the LOC122631670 gene encoding uncharacterized protein LOC122631670 isoform X1: MRKSKGLFAIVCGLLLSLSVNTCGWSLGLFDWRSKQAEMLDLKTRSRVLNFFPIPVEEECISSDKRRRGICMNTYHCRIQNGKSHGPCALGFGVCCIFTASCDQEVQNNLTYVTSPGFPNLIDRPMNCSVVVRKIDRQVSQLRIDFIHFNIGQPNRRTGICDEDIMEIRNGNRSSLKLCGWNSGQHSEYNTLFSSFVVYLRNILYRYVFVRPVYLDVNEADEPMTLDFKLPNGLHSRMWEMRVIQLGFEDRAPAGCLQYFRSPNGTLKTMNYLPNGRFLADQDYLLCVRQEREMCGISYTPCSKDSFRIGASRSGQIGSNATTTVPRRKANNSTNGSNNVNGDSTDVGQTDLLMEGSGSGPDEQETVTPLTVITRRCRDKVLIPCDFEEFITPGNNGVGICNLEHCGDSLCERNELDTDGNCRVETWATPFRIRVAFGPGEDTGTTLEDNVGMCLMYEQLRCVP, encoded by the exons ATGCGAAAGTCCAAAGGACTTTTCGCGATCGTTTGCGGTCTTCTGTTGTCACTTTCAGTAAACACTTGTGGATGGTCATTGGGTTTATTTGATTGGAGAAGCAAACAGGCAGAGATGCTTGATTTAAAAACACGTTCCAGGG ttctcAACTTTTTTCCTATCCCAGTAGAAGAAGAGTGTATATCTTCGGATAAACGACGACGTGGGATATGCATGAACACGTACCATTGTCGTATTCAAAACGGAAAATCACATGGACCGTGTGCTCTTGGATTTGGCGTTTGTTGTATAT TTACGGCGAGTTGCGATCAAGAGGTGCAAAATAATCTGACCTACGTGACCAGTCCTGGTTTCCCGAACCTCATCGACCGACCCATGAACTGCTCGGTAGTCGTCCGGAAGATCGATAGGCAGGTCAGCCAATTGAGGATCGACTTCATACACTTCAACATA GGTCAACCTAATAGAAGAACTGGCATCTGTGACGAAGATATTATGGAAATTAGGAACGGTAATAGGTCGTCTCTAAAATTGTGTGGGTGGAATAGCGGACAGCACAGTGAGTACAATAcactattctcttctttcgtcgtttatttaagaaatatattatatagatacgtattcGTGCGGCCAGTATATTTAGACGTAAACGAGGCCGACGAACCTATGACCCTTGACTTTAAGCTACCGAATGGACTTCACTCGCGAATGTGGGAAATGAGAGTGATCCAATTGGGTTTCGAAGATCGTGCACCGGCCGGTTGTCTTCAATACTTTCGTTCACCAAATGGCACCCTTAAAACTATGAATTATCTACCAAATGGGAGATTTTTAGCTGATCAGGACTATTTACTTTGCGTGCGTCAAGAAAGGGAAATGTGTGGTATCTCTTACACTCCTTGCTCGAAAGATTCTTTTCGAATAGGAGCTTCGAGATCAGGACAAATTGGATCGAATGCTACAACCACTGTTCCCAGAAGAAAAGCTAATAACAGTACCAACGGTAGTAATAACGTTAACGGTGATTCTACGGACGTTGGACAAACGGATCTTTTAATGGAAGGATCTGGAAGTGGTCCGGATGAACAAGAGACTGTTACACCTTTAACTGTTATAACTAGAAGATGCAGAGACAAAGTTCTTATACCTTGTGATTTCGAGGAATTTATCACG CCCGGCAACAATGGTGTCGGAATTTGCAATCTCGAACATTGCGGCGATTCGTTGTGCGAGCGAAACGAGCTAGACACCGATGGAAATTGTCGTGTGGAGACTTGGGCAACGCCCTTTCGTATAAGGGTTGCGTTTGGTCCTGGAGAGGATACAGGGACAACACTGGAGGATAATGTTGGCATGTGTCTTATGTACGAACAGCTACGATGTGTACCTTAA